In Bacteroidota bacterium, a single window of DNA contains:
- a CDS encoding MFS transporter, with translation MNTENKKTFFTTIKSMNKNFWVASMMELMERWAWYGIFTLFGLYLVGSTDEGALGLNHIEKGKIMGDITAILYLLPVFFGVIADRIGYKLSLTIAYIIMIAGYYLMGEVNTFWMMYMAFLFVALGAAFFKPVASAIVARNTDDSTGTLGFGIFYMMVNVGGFVGPVMSSTLRTEFGWKIIFLQAACVITLNLLILLLFYKEKKEVNEKPKESLGAALLGSLSNIISALKDVRLSLLLLLMVCFWTMFNQLFYTLPNFIEDWVDSRVLSDWINNNIPFLGTAMTQNGLIKAEWFTQIDSFMIICLQVIVSYFVTKMKHISAVIRGAVIATIGVGLTFYTNNPYYTIIGTAIFAIGEMMSSPTVSSFIALITPKGKEGLYQGTYFLPVALGNYFSGLIAGDLYQAWSDKLSLLKKEMLHRGIDMPEVVSNNEFIEKGAHALQMSITDFENKFHLKAQDVDWATSIQSFKNYAINKGIDISSVHTPFSKNDYFALAEQKLNMQHWDMAEMLWNNYNPNKIWWVVVGIGIFSVLTLSWYNKRIIKRAVKQESL, from the coding sequence ATGAATACGGAAAACAAAAAAACTTTCTTTACAACCATTAAGTCTATGAACAAAAACTTCTGGGTTGCCAGCATGATGGAACTTATGGAGCGCTGGGCTTGGTATGGAATTTTCACCCTCTTCGGATTGTATTTGGTTGGCTCTACGGACGAAGGAGCTTTGGGTTTAAACCACATCGAAAAAGGAAAAATAATGGGCGACATTACAGCCATTCTCTACCTTTTACCGGTGTTTTTTGGGGTAATTGCAGACAGAATCGGTTATAAACTCTCTCTTACAATTGCCTATATCATTATGATTGCAGGGTATTATCTCATGGGAGAAGTCAACACATTTTGGATGATGTATATGGCATTCCTTTTTGTGGCATTAGGAGCCGCTTTTTTCAAACCCGTTGCTTCTGCCATCGTTGCAAGAAACACTGATGATTCTACAGGAACACTCGGTTTTGGCATTTTTTATATGATGGTAAATGTAGGCGGTTTTGTGGGACCTGTCATGTCTTCAACACTTCGCACAGAATTCGGATGGAAAATCATTTTTCTGCAAGCGGCTTGTGTCATCACACTCAACTTGCTCATCCTTCTTCTGTTCTATAAAGAAAAGAAAGAAGTGAACGAGAAACCTAAAGAATCATTGGGTGCTGCTCTTTTAGGCTCTCTATCCAATATCATCAGCGCACTCAAAGATGTTCGTTTGAGTCTATTGTTGCTTTTGATGGTTTGTTTTTGGACAATGTTCAACCAACTGTTTTACACACTACCCAATTTTATTGAAGATTGGGTAGATTCAAGGGTTTTGAGCGATTGGATTAATAATAACATTCCTTTTTTAGGCACTGCAATGACACAGAATGGTTTGATAAAAGCCGAATGGTTCACACAGATAGATTCCTTTATGATTATCTGTTTGCAAGTGATTGTATCCTATTTTGTTACCAAAATGAAGCATATTAGTGCGGTCATTCGCGGTGCGGTTATTGCCACTATTGGCGTTGGTTTAACTTTTTACACAAACAATCCCTATTACACCATTATTGGCACAGCGATTTTTGCTATCGGAGAAATGATGTCCAGCCCTACTGTCTCATCGTTTATTGCGCTTATTACACCCAAAGGCAAAGAGGGTTTGTATCAAGGAACATACTTTTTGCCGGTTGCGTTGGGAAACTACTTTTCGGGGCTTATTGCAGGTGATTTATATCAAGCATGGTCTGACAAACTCAGTTTACTCAAAAAAGAAATGTTACACCGCGGAATTGATATGCCCGAAGTTGTATCAAACAATGAGTTTATTGAAAAGGGCGCGCATGCACTTCAAATGTCTATTACTGATTTTGAAAATAAATTTCATCTCAAGGCGCAAGATGTGGACTGGGCAACCTCTATTCAATCTTTTAAGAACTATGCAATAAACAAAGGCATTGACATCAGCTCAGTACATACTCCTTTCTCAAAAAACGATTATTTTGCTTTGGCAGAACAAAAACTCAATATGCAACATTGGGACATGGCTGAAATGTTATGGAACAATTATAATCCAAACAAAATTTGGTGGGTAGTCGTTGGAATTGGAATCTTTTCTGTGTTAACGCTAAGCTGGTATAACAAACGCATTATTAAACGCGCAGTAAAACAAGAATCCCTCTAA
- a CDS encoding DUF808 domain-containing protein, with the protein MASGIFALLDDIGALMDDVATSAKIATQKTAGILGDDLAVNAEKSTGFVSSRELPVLWEITKGSFINKLIIIPVVFLLNIYLPVVITVVLMAGGIYLAYEGAEKIISYLFHRKSDINSTTTNNMNDEISEKKKISDAIKTDFILSIEIVIIALSTVLDKELWLRISTVSIIAIIATIGVYGIVALIVRLDDIGYRFIKKSKGKGFLRIIGRILVSSLPIIIRAMSVIGTIALLLVAGGLFLHNIPLLHHWFENIPELFTSLFLGLIAGILTFLALWLFKKIIPNKTKQAVAKS; encoded by the coding sequence ATGGCATCAGGGATATTTGCTCTTTTAGACGATATTGGAGCATTAATGGATGATGTGGCAACATCCGCTAAAATAGCCACACAAAAAACTGCCGGAATCTTAGGAGATGATCTTGCGGTCAATGCAGAGAAATCAACCGGATTTGTTTCATCAAGAGAGTTGCCGGTTCTTTGGGAGATTACAAAAGGCTCTTTTATAAATAAACTCATTATCATTCCGGTGGTTTTCTTGCTCAATATTTATCTACCCGTTGTTATTACAGTTGTCCTTATGGCGGGTGGTATATACCTCGCTTATGAGGGAGCGGAAAAAATCATTTCTTATCTCTTTCATCGCAAATCAGACATAAATAGTACAACTACAAACAACATGAATGATGAGATTTCGGAAAAAAAGAAAATCTCCGATGCTATTAAAACTGATTTTATTCTGTCTATTGAAATTGTCATCATCGCACTCAGTACGGTGTTAGACAAAGAACTTTGGCTTCGAATTTCTACAGTTTCAATCATAGCAATCATTGCCACTATTGGGGTATATGGGATTGTAGCCCTGATTGTGCGATTAGACGACATAGGATATAGGTTCATAAAGAAATCAAAAGGTAAAGGATTTTTAAGAATCATTGGAAGGATATTAGTCAGCTCTTTGCCCATCATCATTAGAGCCATGTCTGTCATTGGTACTATTGCCTTGTTATTGGTAGCGGGAGGACTTTTTTTACACAACATCCCACTCTTGCATCATTGGTTTGAAAATATACCCGAATTATTTACTTCTTTATTTTTGGGGCTAATTGCAGGAATATTAACATTCTTGGCACTTTGGTTATTTAAGAAAATTATCCCAAACAAGACTAAACAAGCAGTTGCAAAATCTTAA
- the gdhA gene encoding NADP-specific glutamate dehydrogenase — protein sequence MASTKLQKEVDAFMKKVEAKNGHETEFIQAVREVAETVIPYIITHPIYQTKNILERIVEPERTIIFRVPWMDDKGNYQVNRGFRIEFNSALGPYKGGLRFHPSVNLSILKFLGFEQIFKNSLTSLPLGGGKGGADFDPTGKSDNEIMRFCQSFMTELARHIGPNIDVPAGDIGVGGREIGYLFGQYKRIRNEFSGVLTGKGLSYGGSLIRPEATGYGIVYFTEEMLKTIGQNIKGKSVVISGFGNVAWGVALKVNELGGKPIAISGPDGYIYDADGISGNKIEFMLEMRMSGRNSVEMYLNKFPKAKFVKGKRPWEVKCDIAIPCATQNELDAYDAANLIKNGCICVTEGANMPCTPEAVELIQKANILFSPGKASNAGGVATSGLEMTQNSMRISWSAEEVDHKLQNIMKLIHESCVKYGKDGKHINYVKGANIAGFVKVADAMIEQGLV from the coding sequence ATGGCAAGCACTAAATTGCAAAAAGAAGTGGATGCTTTTATGAAGAAAGTAGAAGCAAAAAACGGACACGAAACAGAATTCATTCAGGCTGTACGTGAAGTGGCTGAAACTGTGATTCCGTACATCATTACACACCCAATTTATCAAACCAAAAACATTCTTGAAAGAATCGTAGAGCCGGAAAGAACCATAATTTTCAGAGTGCCATGGATGGACGACAAAGGAAACTATCAAGTAAACAGAGGATTTCGTATTGAATTTAACTCAGCCTTAGGTCCCTATAAAGGCGGATTAAGGTTTCATCCTTCAGTCAACCTTTCTATACTTAAATTCTTGGGTTTTGAACAAATTTTCAAAAACTCCCTCACTTCATTGCCTTTGGGTGGCGGTAAAGGCGGAGCTGATTTTGACCCTACGGGAAAATCGGATAACGAGATTATGCGTTTTTGCCAATCATTTATGACAGAACTTGCCCGCCATATCGGACCTAATATTGACGTACCTGCCGGGGACATCGGTGTTGGAGGACGTGAAATAGGTTATTTATTTGGTCAATATAAACGCATTCGCAATGAGTTTTCCGGAGTTCTAACCGGCAAAGGTTTAAGCTATGGCGGCTCGCTCATTCGCCCTGAAGCAACGGGATACGGAATTGTATATTTTACAGAAGAAATGCTCAAAACAATAGGTCAAAATATTAAAGGTAAATCTGTTGTGATTTCAGGTTTTGGAAATGTTGCGTGGGGTGTTGCACTGAAAGTGAACGAATTGGGCGGAAAACCCATTGCCATCTCAGGTCCTGACGGCTATATTTATGATGCAGATGGAATATCGGGCAACAAGATTGAATTTATGTTAGAGATGAGAATGAGTGGTAGAAACAGTGTTGAGATGTACCTGAATAAATTTCCTAAAGCAAAATTTGTGAAAGGAAAACGCCCTTGGGAAGTCAAATGCGACATTGCCATCCCTTGTGCTACACAAAATGAATTAGACGCATATGATGCAGCTAATTTGATAAAAAACGGCTGTATTTGTGTTACCGAAGGTGCTAATATGCCTTGCACTCCCGAAGCTGTTGAGCTGATTCAAAAAGCAAACATATTGTTTTCTCCCGGCAAAGCATCCAATGCCGGAGGAGTAGCAACATCCGGCTTAGAAATGACCCAAAACTCAATGAGAATTTCATGGTCTGCTGAAGAGGTTGACCACAAATTACAAAATATCATGAAACTAATTCATGAATCCTGTGTGAAATATGGCAAAGATGGGAAGCATATCAACTATGTCAAAGGAGCCAATATAGCAGGGTTTGTGAAAGTAGCAGACGCCATGATTGAACAGGGTTTGGTTTAA